In Pirellulales bacterium, a genomic segment contains:
- a CDS encoding C39 family peptidase, with protein sequence MRNGYWRTCLMVGIAWLAMPLAVSHAGAQTAAGVDPFDARLSLQVPQRYLQWYENPDGSCVQCSIGMCGLDQNVPQASTLLWDSEYGPAERGGSYPSRVTRYADKRGMRIYNVTGTPTWDWMTWACANGRGAAIGAGSNHFQTLVGHDPASRTWFVVNNNGDQHVQPYDDAAFRRLHLASGQWCVILDYPPAPAMPHIAAWWD encoded by the coding sequence ATGCGAAACGGTTACTGGCGGACGTGCCTGATGGTGGGAATCGCCTGGCTGGCGATGCCGTTGGCGGTATCGCATGCCGGCGCGCAAACGGCTGCCGGCGTCGATCCGTTCGACGCGCGGCTGTCGCTCCAGGTGCCGCAGCGTTATCTGCAGTGGTACGAGAACCCCGACGGCAGTTGCGTGCAGTGTTCGATCGGCATGTGCGGACTCGACCAGAATGTGCCGCAAGCCTCGACGCTCTTGTGGGACAGCGAGTACGGGCCGGCCGAGCGGGGCGGCAGCTATCCGAGCCGCGTGACCCGGTATGCCGACAAGCGCGGCATGCGGATTTACAACGTGACGGGAACGCCCACCTGGGACTGGATGACGTGGGCCTGCGCCAACGGTCGGGGCGCGGCGATCGGTGCCGGCAGCAATCACTTTCAGACGCTCGTCGGACACGATCCGGCCAGCCGAACGTGGTTCGTCGTCAATAACAACGGCGACCAGCACGTGCAGCCTTACGACGACGCGGCCTTTCGCCGCCTGCACTTGGCCAGCGGCCAGTGGTGTGTGATTCTCGACTATCCGCCCGCACCGGCCATGCCGCACATCGCGGCCTGGTGGGATTGA
- a CDS encoding phage terminase large subunit family protein produces the protein IGSDEGHAMDMLESIKMEFDGNELLLEDFPEAVYPIQCLDGIANRCNGQLYQGERTHIGWTAREIVLPSMPGSAASGAIIKVAGITGRIRGMKYKRADGHTVRPSLVVLDDPQTDESARSLSQCATREGILAGAILGLAGPGKKISGIMPCTVIRPSDMADNILSRDKHPEWNGERTKMVYTFPSDEKKWQRYGELRGESLREHGDIRLATEFYAADREAMDAGALVAWPERFNHDELSAIQHAMNLRLQDEAAFFAEYQNEPLPEATSEGDELSADEIAGKLNRIDRRLTPVGCNHLTMFVDVQANLLFYAVAAWEDDFTGYVIDYGAFPDQQRPYFTLRDARLTLPLATKSSGLEGAIYAGLEQLTAASLGREWRRDDGAMLRIERCLIDANWGSSTDVVYQFCRQSAFAGIVMPSHGRFVGASSQPFSEYKRRPGDRVGHNWRMPNVAGKRAVRHVVYDTNFWKTFVHARLAVPMGDRGCLSLFGASADSHRLFAEHLTAEYRVKTEGRGRTVDEWKMRPERGDNHWFDCLVGCAAAASIQGVALAGTGGASGDIKRGRVSFAELQRRRQ, from the coding sequence TGATCGGTTCGGACGAAGGGCATGCGATGGACATGCTCGAATCGATCAAGATGGAGTTCGACGGCAACGAGCTGCTGCTCGAGGATTTTCCCGAGGCCGTCTATCCGATCCAGTGCCTCGACGGGATCGCCAACCGCTGCAATGGCCAGCTCTATCAGGGAGAACGGACGCACATCGGCTGGACCGCTCGCGAAATCGTGCTTCCCTCGATGCCCGGCAGTGCGGCCAGCGGGGCGATCATCAAGGTGGCCGGCATCACCGGCCGGATTCGCGGTATGAAGTACAAGCGGGCCGATGGCCACACGGTACGGCCGAGCCTCGTGGTTTTAGACGATCCGCAAACGGATGAGAGTGCCCGTTCGCTCTCGCAGTGCGCCACACGGGAAGGGATTCTGGCCGGTGCGATCCTCGGCCTGGCCGGTCCGGGCAAGAAGATCTCGGGCATCATGCCCTGCACGGTGATCCGCCCGAGCGACATGGCCGACAACATCCTCTCGCGCGACAAGCATCCGGAATGGAATGGGGAACGCACCAAAATGGTTTACACGTTCCCCAGCGACGAGAAGAAGTGGCAGCGCTACGGCGAGCTGCGTGGTGAGAGCCTGCGCGAACATGGCGACATTCGCCTGGCGACCGAGTTCTACGCCGCCGATCGGGAAGCGATGGATGCCGGCGCGCTGGTCGCCTGGCCCGAGCGGTTCAACCACGATGAACTGTCGGCGATCCAGCACGCGATGAACTTGCGGTTGCAGGATGAAGCGGCCTTCTTCGCCGAATACCAGAACGAGCCGCTTCCAGAAGCAACCTCCGAGGGGGACGAACTCTCGGCCGACGAGATCGCCGGTAAGCTCAACCGGATCGACCGCCGCCTGACTCCGGTCGGCTGCAATCACCTGACGATGTTCGTCGATGTGCAGGCGAACCTGCTGTTTTACGCGGTTGCGGCATGGGAAGACGATTTCACCGGCTACGTGATCGACTACGGCGCGTTTCCCGACCAGCAGCGCCCGTACTTCACGCTCCGCGACGCCCGGCTCACGCTCCCGCTGGCAACGAAGTCGAGCGGGTTGGAAGGTGCCATCTACGCGGGTCTCGAGCAACTGACCGCAGCGTCGCTGGGGCGCGAGTGGCGGCGCGATGACGGGGCCATGCTGCGAATCGAGCGCTGTCTGATCGACGCCAACTGGGGATCGAGTACCGACGTGGTGTATCAGTTCTGCCGGCAGTCGGCCTTTGCCGGGATTGTGATGCCGAGTCACGGCCGGTTTGTGGGCGCATCGAGCCAGCCGTTTTCCGAATACAAGCGCCGGCCGGGCGACCGCGTGGGGCACAACTGGCGGATGCCCAATGTGGCCGGCAAACGGGCCGTGCGGCACGTGGTTTACGACACGAACTTCTGGAAGACGTTCGTGCATGCCCGCCTGGCCGTGCCGATGGGAGACCGGGGGTGCCTGTCGCTCTTTGGCGCAAGCGCCGACTCGCACCGGCTGTTTGCCGAACATTTGACGGCCGAATACCGCGTGAAGACCGAAGGGCGCGGTCGGACGGTGGACGAATGGAAGATGCGCCCCGAGCGGGGCGATAACCACTGGTTCGATTGCCTGGTGGGCTGCGCCGCGGCCGCTTCGATTCAGGGAGTCGCGCTTGCGGGCACGGGGGGTGCGTCGGGGGACATCAAGCGTGGGCGGGTGAGCTTTGCCGAGTTGCAAAGGAGGAGGCAATGA